The DNA sequence TGGTGAGATGTGATTCTGACTTAAGAACTCAACCCAAAGGCAGGTTTTCCCATGTCCTCTTTTGGCCCTGGACACACACAGGGGGAGGCTGGGAGCTGGTGGGACAGTAAGCAAAGGGACGGTCAAGTCCCCCACTCATCAGAGGCTGGCCTTTGACCCAAGCCAGCTCTTCAGTCTTATCAACCTTGCACACCCAGGTGGAGACACAGTTGACAACAGAGCCACTGAGAAGCCACAACCAGCAACCGGGGATGGCAAAAGAGATGGCCAGGAACTCTCTGAGTACAGCAGCAATAGGGCTGGGAGGCAGGGGCCTCATGATGCCCTTTTAGGACCTGTCCTACAGCCCCTAAGTGGCCATCCCCAGTGGAAGCAGCAGGGGTCTTCCTGATTACAGTACAGGTGTGTCTTCTGAAGGAGACAGCTCACAGACACCTGACTGTAAGACTGCATATGGCTGTGAAGCCCAAACTTTCCCAAGACAGGAACAGAAGCGCTGGCAAAGGACAGATTCTTGTGGCCCTTCCCCTCTGACCCTAACACCCTAGATGTGCTGGCCCCACTCTCACATACATtagctatatttatatattcatatatattatagttatatattaaaaagagaaaaaaacttgcCCGAAGAAAAACTCCTGAGGGACCCAAGTGGCCCAGGACGTTTACTGTCCCCCCACCCACaaaaattcttttataaaatcttcCAGTGCGATCTTCAGGAAACCCCCTGCCCTCTCGAGCTCCCCCCTCCCCGACCCTCCTCTATGTCCCCACAACCCTGGACTGCCCCCTGCTCCAGCCCAGTGCCCAACAGCATCCAGTCTCATCTCTGGCCATCCATCGCTGCCATGGCTTTCTGCTGGGTGCCCCCCTGCTGTGCTCCGGGGGGCCACGTGGGCTGTGGGCAGTGGAGGCGATGGTaagaggtgggggaggaaggtGGCATCCAGGGTGCCTGGTGGCTGGGTGGGGATGAGGCCCAGAATGGGCTGAAGTTTGCAGGGGGGGAGCAGGCCACGGCTGTCATGGGGCTATTGCTGCTCTGCAGGCCTTCAGAGGCTCGAAGTTTGGAGAACATGGCCAGCGCGTCGGGGAAGTTGGGTGGTGTGGCAGGTGTATTGCTAGGAGTACACATCTGTGGGGAAAGAGAACACAGGTGTGGGGAATGCTGCCCGCTAGGGTCCCAGATCCTCTTTACTCCCATTTTTCATCCTATGAGCATCTTTGACAGGACAAAGGCACCCATCTCAATAgccagtaaagacaaaaaatgaggGTAAACCCCAACCATCTCATGAAAGCCAAAAGTGAACTGCACGGTGCTTGCGGTTGACTGGAAGATATCAGAAGTAAATGGTTAATTGCAGCAGAAGTGAAGGTGTCAAAGTAAAAGGACAAGGAGTAACCCAGGACACCACTGCCCAGCACCTCTGCTGTAAGGCAGCCAGCTGGCTCCATCATCCACCTTCAGATGTCCCTAGAGTGTCAGCCAGATGGAGGGTCTCCTTTCTGTGCCAGCCACAGAAAAGCTGCACTTTCTTTGGGACTGCATTCCATTCCATCCCATATTCACGGCCAAACAGGCTTTGGGGCCTTTTGTCTCCTCAATCTTACTTCTCACAAGGAAGCCTTGTTGGCTGAATTATTTTTTCCgtattacaaatgaggaaactgaggcccagagagcaaGTCATGACTGGAAATGCACCAAGGACAGGGTGCAAGTTGAGAAGACAGAATTCCCAGGCCCCTGGGCCTACAGGGCCAAGCTCTTAACCTCTGCTTGGTCACATTCTACATTCATGAGTCAAGTGCAGCTTCAGACCTGAGCTCCCAGGACAGCATCCAGCTACATTGGCTCCCTGCTCATGGAGCTGCCAGCCTGCCCTTGTTGGCATTCTAAGTTCTCTTCCTGGGGGTAGCTCCAACAGTCCAAAGAGCCAACCTTCTGCCATTGCCCTGGGGGCTCTGCACTGGGGTGGGGGACAGGCAGCTGGGGAACACGATCTACACAAGCTAGTTCTGACCTCAAAGCTGCCTTTCCCAGGAAGCCATGGGAGTCCTTTGAATTTCTCCTAATTTTAGCAACATTAGCCCTTCCCCCAGGCAcagggctggggggaggggtgtgagtgtgtgtatgtgtgcaagaCTAGGACTTCCCCTTAAGGAAGGAGCATCCAGCTCTGCCCTTAAATCCAAGCCAGAAACTGAGGTGGGGACTCCCACCTTACTCAGTTCACTGAGGCAGTGCCACATCAGCTTCTAGGGAGCTCTGACCATTGTCTTCCCAGAggccctcttccctcctccccccatgaTTCCCTGCCTGCCCCCCCCCCTTACAGGGCTGACTTCTCCACAGCAGGAAACAATGAATGGGGGGTGAGGGTGGAGGTCAATTGCATCAGCGCATCGTGACCGACTTCCCCAGTTCACCAAGCCAGCGAGGCCTATCTCCTCCAACAGCCACACAGCTCTACACAACGGCCTGGATGGCTAACAGGGCCTGTGCCTGCCTGCCTGGGTGGGTAAGCTCGGGCAAATCCCCAGATCTCTAGAGCTTCTCTGTGCCTTGGTGCTACCAGGGGCTTGGACCAGATTCCCTAATGCCCCCTTTCCCTAGCATGGCCAAGGTCCTCTTACTTCCAGTCTGCACTGCCTTTCTTTGCCCTTCCTTCCCCCCCAGATCCAACTGGGGGACCCTTAACATTTGGGGCACTTCCTCTAACTGTGGCAATCTACATTTAGCAGTTACTCACGCCTGGGTCACTTCTGGTATTGCCATTTTGTGGTGACTGGTCTCCAGGGTTTTTAACTTTCAACTTACTTTGTCTCAAGAAAATGCCAATTCTGAGGGCAGAGATGGTATTCTCCACTGTGCTGATGAAGCACCCAGGACTTGTTACTGATGGGCACACTGATTACAATGTCTGTTAGAAAAACCTGCTGCCCCCCACCAAGATTCCAAAggagactgcaatcctcctgggatttgcagagaaggaggaaagagaaacccATCAAGACACCATGCTAGCTCTCCCTGTTCCTGGCCCCTTAGAATGGCTGTGCTTTTCAGAATAAGCCAGTGGGCAAGAACAAACCTCAAGGCTCTTTTGAGGGGAATGGAGACAGGGAATTCCCAGACTCTGGAAACCAGAGGTTTCCATGACTGGATGTCAGGGTGGGGGTCTTCTGGACATGAACTTCTCTCCAGGATTTACTAAAAGCCCAGTCTCAGCTGTCTCGGCCTTGCACCGTTCTTCCATCTTTCTTCAAATGCCATTCTTGGTTGGTTCCCAGGTGGCATGAGCCATTCTAAgagaaaagctattttaaaaagtcaaggcAGACCCGTCTCCTTTTCCTCTGTGACTAGATAAAAATGGTGCTGAAGACAAGACACAACAGAATAGCCATGTGCAGAATCTGCCCTGGAGAGAGcctcaggcaaagacacctaagTGAAAAATGCCAAAAATGCACACTGAAAGCCACAGCAGAATAATGTTTTACAATCCCCATCACTGAGTTCAGTCCCTCCTATCCCATGGGGCTAATGGATAACCAGGGGTGGTGGGGCAGACAAGGGATGTTCTGGGCCCCAAGAAAGCAGCATACCCCCTGACCAGGAGGGCAAAGGCTCTCTGTCTGCAGCCaagtggaagagagaagaaaacaaacccaGCCTGAGCCACTTCTGCTTCCTGAACTGTAGCTCTCTTAACATGCTAAGATTAAAACTAAATTCTTGGTTTTATCTTGGGTCAAAATCTGTATATCCTCCATATGGGCTTGGTTCCCTTGGGCTTTGGAAGGGCCAGCATACCTTTGTGGGTAGAGCCGGGGGCTTCCTGAGCCAGGGTGGATTTATCCCTTCCCTGCTTCCTGCTGCGCTGGGcgtgtggggagggggaggggggagcacCCTGTAGCAAGAGGGGCTCCGCATGGACGTACAAATACCCCAACTCTCAGTCCCCTTCACTGGACTCTCCAGATTGTCTGGCAATCATCCgagccccctccctatcccctgCCAACCGGCTTCTGGGACCGTCTCTCCTTCCTCCAGCGCCCCCAACACCGGCTTCCCTAACCACCCCCCCAGCCAGGGACAGCGCCGGGGGCAAGGCCTCAGGCCCAGATCCAACTGCCCGGAAACGGGTCCCAAAGTTAGGCGAGCCAGTGGCTGCCTGGGAGAGCTCTTTCCTGGAAGACATTTTGGCTCTTTGTTTACATTCACGGCGCGGCGCTCCCCGGCAACATGGCTGTCACCGCCGCGGCTGACAGCGGCCAGGGCTCGCGCTCCCGTGTCGCCGGGTGGACTATGCACCGGACCCCGCCACGGGGGACGCCCGATGCCCGCCCGGGCCCCCGAGAGCAAAGGGCGAGGGGCTGGGGTGGCGTCCCCGACCTCTCAGCGACACTCACCATTTGGGGGTGGTGATGACTGTTGGGAATGTTGGTTTCCTGAAAAAACGTGCTCAGGGCGGTCTGCGGGCAAACAAGGAGCGGAGCGGCGTCAGCGCGACCGGGTACGGAGCTGAGGACGCCCCCCCCCACACCCGCCTCCCCGGCCCCCACCCCGGCCCGGCCTGCGCGGGGGCACGCGGGGCCCCGGCGACTGAGCAGCAGAACCCTCTGCACCCCGAGCCCGCCCACGCGGGACCGAGCTCCcgcccccccatcccccaccgccacccccaccccccgacCCTCGGCCCCGCCGATCCCGCGGGGAGGACGCGCTCTCCCGGCGCCCGCGCGCACCTCGAACTGCCAGTGGGCCGCCTGAAGCAGCTGCTTCGCCTGGTCGGCCGCGCAGCCCGCCGCCAGCACGAACTGGTTGATCATGACCTGGTGCCTCAGCTCTTCCATGTTCACCGACATGGCGCACCGCCAGAGCCGGCCACTCCGGCCGCGCGGATCCGGGGCTCGGCGGCCGCGGGAGGCCGCCCTGAGCTAGCgctcgccgccgccgctgcctcCTGGCGAATGTTGTGGTTCGACTCCCGCGGCCCGGCCGACACCACAAACAAcggcgcggggcggggccggggTGTCCCAACGTTCCGGGGCCGACGGTCGCCGCTGCTGATTGGCCGGCGTGTTGCTCCACCAGCGACGGGCTCCTAGACGGACGTTCGATTCGAATCCTGCTGCCTGCCCCgcagctctgtttctctttttgcctGGCCGCGCCCATTGGCGGAGCTCAGCGCCGTCGGACGCCCTGCCATTGGCCGGCTGCTGTGTTTTGACTCATCCTGGCTCGTGGTTGGCCGCAGCCGGGCTTTGGGGGCGGGGACGCGAGCGTTGATTGGCCTACCTTGGGCCTGTTTGAACTTAAGTTGAAAACCTTGAGTGCCTGGTGATTGGTCCAGGCTCTTCTGTTTGCTATTGTAGGCTTGGGAGTGGTGCGGCCAAGTTCATTCATTACTTCATTGAAACTGAACATGCTCAGCTGGAAAAGCAAGACAGAGTGGCTTTGACTCATTTCCTCTGAAAGATGTGGTCATCTCGAGAAACAGAAAGATCAAAATAGAAAACACACAGACCTCTGCAGCTGCTTAAGTCCCAAAagtatttaagttttaaaaataactttcaagCTGTCTtactttaaaacaacaacaacaaaacctttgAAATGTAACGCACAGCGCGaggccccagcaccaaaaaagggaaagaagagaaagtaaaaactaCAATGTACTTACAGGGAAGCCCTGTCTTAGGTACAGCTCATAGGCTTTTCACAAAGTGAGCAGCGCCCAGATCAATTAACATAACATTACTGGACCTCCGGGAAccccttcctgcctccttctAATGACTGCCCACCTCAAGAATGGAGCAGTCTTTTCCTAGCTTTTTAAGTCAAAAACCTTGCTCTTGGAGAATGTAAACAAATATTAACATACAAGAAATGTAACGGCAAGGGGGAAAAGTCACTTTCTCAGTGACTAATATCCCAAGCtgagaactttttttctttgaaattggtCATCCTAACTGAAGTTTTAGTTTTTATcatctttcaaaaataatgagTGTTTCCACACAGGTGCTGGCTCTCAGTCGTaccctttgtttatttttgaagaagTGTCTCAATATGTCGTCTATGCTGACTTAGAATTCAGGGCTCAAGCGATGATTCTCCCCCCTCAGCCTCgcaagtagccagaattacaggcacGTGCCGCCAAGCCCCACAACCCTAGTGCTTACAAACCCACATTTGTTTTGTATGTGCTGAATTTCCACCCTGCAGATTAGAATTTGACCTTCAGTTGTGTGGTTGGGAATTGTGGGGGTGGAGAAACAACTAAGAATATAAACAGATTGGCAAGGGGTGCAAATTAGGAAGGTAAATACAGTTCCTCCTCTGCATTCAAATCTTCAACCAACtgcaggtcaaaaaaaaaaatactgtgggCTGGGGACAGGTCAGCAGCGGGGCATGGTTAATATGAGCCAGGCCCTGAGACTGATTCCCAgcaccaacaaacaaaacaaatttttcttattatttcctgaACAATAGAGTACACTTACTATTTCTATAGCATTTACTGTAATGTTAGGTATTGCCGGGTACCCGTGCcgtgggtggctcacgcctgtaatcctagctactcaggaggcagagatcaggaggatcggggttccaggccagcccaggcaaatagttcggtgagaactatctcaaaaatacccattacaaaaagggctgctggagtggctcaaggtgaaggccctcagttcaagccccagtatcgaaaataaataaataaataagttagatattataagtaatctacagATGACTAAAGATACATAGGAGGTGTGTGTAGATTATAGGcaaatagtactccattgtatgtAAGATACTTGAGGCTGGGCgtcagtgactcatacctgtaatcctagctacttgggaggctgagattgggaggatcatggttcgaggccatagtttgaggccagcaaataggtcatgagatcccctctcccaaataaccagagtaaaatggcaggaggtgtgtctcaagcagtagagcatctgctttgcaagtggaaagccctgctttcaaaccccagtcccactcctGAAAAAAAAGGTACTTGAGCatctgaggattttttttgtgggggagggatgGGGATAGGGAGTTTGGACCTATTCCCTCCCAGATATGGAAGACTGTATTGTTAGGAATTTGCTGCTAGGGTTTCTGTTTCAGGAagacttgtaatttttttttatctgaacTACTAATTAGAGAGTGTATTTTAACTAGTTAAGGATGTCCAGAACAGGAAGCgattaaaaagaaagcaagccaTGAGTCTATTTTTACTTTACCTAACTGAATGAAACTCTCTACCTAAGaaaacttaacttttttttttttggtggtactgggacttgaactcaggacctacaccttaagcaactccaccagcactttttttgtgattttttttttttttttttttttgagatagggtctctcagaactatttgcccaggctggcttcaaactacaatcctcctgatctctgcctactgaatagctggattacaggcatgagccactggcactcagccagACCATTTTCTTAAAGtatataaataaggaaaagattACAACCAATGTTTACATACCAATGGAAAGCACAACTAGGAGCGAGGCTCAGTGGCAGCTCAGTGCACAGCATATACAAGGTCCTGGACTTGATCAccagcatcacaaaaagaaaagaaagcagcttTGGGCACTATGCTGAGTTAATCCTATTTAGCTTGTCTTTCGGTTTGTTTTGGAGGAGAAGTACTGTAATTGTCCTTGGACACCCTAAAATACTCATGGCCTGAGAGCTGAGTGTGGCTAGAGAGTAAAGTATGGTCATTCCTCAGTATCCATGAGGAATTGGGTCAAAGACCACCCCCAAAGTTCCCAAAATCTGTGGATACCCAAGTCCCTTCTATAAAATGGTgtaatgggctggtggagtggctcaagtggtaaaagcacctgtctagcaagcataaggccctaagctcaaactccagtgctgccaaaaaataaataaataaataaataaaatggtgtgGAATTTGCCCGTAATTTACACACCTTCTGtaaactttaaatcatctctaaactACTAACACTACTTAACACAAGGTACATACTATGTAAATAGTAGTTATGCTATCTTTTAGGGGAAGGgcagtattagggcttgaactcggggcttcacacttgctaggcaggtgctctacctctcgagccacacctccagcccattatACTGTCTTGTtcaggaaataaatttttaaaagtcagtacacgttcagtacagacacaactTTTCCCCGAATATTTTCCATCCAAGGTTGGTCAGGTCCAGGGATGTGGAACCCGTGGATGGGAGGGCCATCTGGGCAGCCTCCAGTCCCCTTCCAGTAATTGCAACAAATTGAGCTGCCAGCAGCTTCCACTGCCAGGGATCGCAGGCCACAGGCTGCCCCAGAATAAGGAAGCACTGTCATTGTGGGACTCCAGGTGTTCGCAAGTACATGCAAGTGTTAACATGTCGAGCCAAGAGTAGTAAGGTTAGGGACATTTCTGGCTGCAGGAGAATGTGCCCTAGAGCCCCCAGGTCTTAATTAAGAAGTTCCCAAACtcagcatggtgatgcacacctgtgaactaacactcaggagactgaggcaagaggttgaggagttcaagaccagcctggattggtgagttcaaggccagctttcAAGGAAGTCAAGAGTCCAAAATTGCCAAACCTGTTATTTCCTGGACATCAAGCCTGTTTATTCCCAAGGATCATTTAATGTTTACCATGTGTAGGACACAGCTGTGGGCCATTGGGACAGGCACAGTAGACAATACCCCTAAGCCAGAAGGACTAGGATTCTGGCTATCTTCTGTGGCTAGGATTActccaggaggagggagggagagcaatggTGTTCTACCTGTAATCTGTGGTCCTCAGAAGTGGAAGTGCTTAATCAATACTTGGGCTCCTGAAAATCTGGTGGAAGATGAATGGCTGGGAGGGTAGGAGTCCCTCTTCCTGGGAGCGGATAAGAATGAATGAGGTCATGTTTGCTGAGGACTTTGAGCTGTTGGGATGAAAGCAACTCCCTGAGTGCAAGGTATTATTAACGGAAGGTGTTATTATCTTAATCTGAGAGGACAATGTGAGGCAGGtaagacagagcaataaaaacatggtcattgaaaacaaataaaacagcagCAGTAACCTTGGGAAAAACGCAATCCTCTTTACATCAATGGTCAAGGTGTGGAGAAAAGAATCGATGTGGGGCAGTATTGCCCAGTGTGGAGTGCAAATAACAAGGGTGTTGTGACTGCACACCATTGAGTCAGCCGAAGCAGGCACACAACCACCGGACCGTAACACGCAGCTGCCCGGGGCCAAGCAAGTACTTCCTGGGATCTAGGCACTGTCTAAGAGTTCCGTGTCTATGAACTTATTCCCATGCTCCTAGCCATCGGGAATCCCATGTCATAGGAGGAGTTTCTCCCCAGCCTCATGGTAACATGTGGTAGAGGGAGGGAGTGGCTAACGCTCCTCCCCCCCCACCACTCCTCCCTCTTGATGTCAGGGTGGGACTCACAAGGTGAACCCTTCTAAACAAGAGCTATCAATGGCTCTGCAGGGAGGCCAGAAGTGAGTGAGTCCTGAGGGGAAGAATGGCTGTCTTGGGTTATGCCTGGTATGGGGGAATCAGTTGGCATTTCCAGCCCCA is a window from the Castor canadensis chromosome 11, mCasCan1.hap1v2, whole genome shotgun sequence genome containing:
- the Ubald2 gene encoding UBA-like domain-containing protein 2, whose translation is MSVNMEELRHQVMINQFVLAAGCAADQAKQLLQAAHWQFETALSTFFQETNIPNSHHHPQMMCTPSNTPATPPNFPDALAMFSKLRASEGLQSSNSPMTAVACSPPANFSPFWASSPPSHQAPWMPPSSPTSYHRLHCPQPTWPPGAQQGGTQQKAMAAMDGQR